In Candidatus Zixiibacteriota bacterium, one DNA window encodes the following:
- a CDS encoding aminodeoxychorismate/anthranilate synthase component II: MILVIDNYDSFTYNLVQYFGVLTSDVSVVRPHEVTVDDIAGMQPQRIVISPGPGHPDQAKLSTEVISRFHGELPILGVCLGHQCIGAAFGAEIRVAERLVHGKTSEIYHKGKGILAGLPNPFRATRYHSLVVAEETLPDSLEVTAYTSDGEVMGLQHRTSPLFGVQFHPESILTREGMRILSSFLEVSP, encoded by the coding sequence ATGATCCTGGTCATTGACAATTACGACTCCTTCACCTACAACCTTGTCCAGTACTTTGGCGTGCTCACCTCCGATGTAAGTGTGGTCCGCCCCCACGAGGTTACGGTTGACGACATCGCTGGCATGCAGCCGCAGCGGATCGTCATCTCCCCAGGACCGGGACACCCCGATCAAGCGAAACTCTCCACCGAGGTCATTTCTCGCTTTCACGGCGAACTCCCGATCCTCGGCGTCTGCCTCGGACACCAGTGCATAGGAGCCGCCTTCGGCGCAGAGATACGCGTAGCCGAACGGCTGGTTCATGGCAAGACTTCAGAAATCTACCACAAGGGAAAAGGGATACTCGCGGGACTGCCGAATCCGTTTCGTGCCACTCGGTATCACTCGCTGGTGGTAGCGGAGGAGACACTTCCAGACTCCCTTGAGGTGACGGCATACACTTCTGACGGCGAGGTCATGGGGCTGCAACATCGCACCTCCCCACTCTTTGGTGTCCAGTTTCACCCGGAATCGATTCTGACAAGAGAAGGGATGAGGATATTGAGCAGTTTCCTGGAGGTCTCACCATGA
- the trpD gene encoding anthranilate phosphoribosyltransferase → MIKEMLARLAEGEHLARLDCESFIRSVAVGDVSDAQVAAFLTGLKAKGETVEEVAGCVLALRASMQRVEHTRTMVFDCCGTGGDGTGSFNFSTAASLIVAACGIPTAKHGNRAVSSSCGSADLFEASGVKIDLTAQQAARLLDDIGYCFLFAPVYHTATKKVAEVRRQLGFRTLFNLIGPLLNPAVATHQMIGTPNSRVASLLAEVSRAVGDNRVFTFYNSCGFDEILPTGLTMVHSSTHSTSKALPLQLPSHLANGNDPHDFQGGDRVHNAAILKGILDGDESPFLQVSLLNAAFGLTVAGLTDNLDEAFRIAHDSVSSGRTRRLFDQYRSATQAIS, encoded by the coding sequence ATGATAAAGGAAATGCTTGCCCGGCTTGCCGAGGGAGAGCACTTGGCTCGGTTGGACTGTGAGTCATTCATTCGATCGGTGGCCGTAGGTGATGTCAGCGATGCCCAGGTTGCAGCCTTTCTTACCGGCCTGAAAGCAAAGGGAGAGACCGTCGAAGAGGTGGCCGGCTGTGTGTTGGCACTCCGCGCCAGTATGCAGCGGGTGGAGCATACGCGGACAATGGTCTTCGACTGCTGCGGCACTGGCGGCGACGGCACAGGATCGTTCAATTTTTCGACCGCCGCTTCCCTGATCGTTGCTGCCTGCGGCATTCCAACTGCGAAACACGGCAACCGGGCGGTCAGCTCCTCGTGCGGCTCCGCCGATCTGTTCGAAGCAAGCGGCGTTAAGATTGATCTGACGGCCCAACAGGCGGCGCGATTGTTAGATGACATCGGGTATTGTTTTCTATTTGCGCCCGTCTACCATACGGCGACAAAGAAGGTGGCCGAAGTGCGACGCCAACTCGGTTTCCGCACGCTGTTCAATTTGATAGGGCCGCTCCTCAACCCGGCCGTCGCCACCCACCAGATGATCGGCACTCCGAACAGCCGAGTAGCCTCACTACTGGCTGAAGTAAGTCGCGCGGTAGGTGACAATCGGGTGTTCACGTTCTACAATAGCTGCGGCTTCGACGAGATTCTCCCAACAGGACTGACCATGGTTCACTCAAGCACGCATTCGACAAGCAAGGCGCTTCCGCTTCAATTACCTTCTCACCTCGCTAACGGCAATGACCCGCACGACTTCCAGGGCGGCGACAGGGTGCACAACGCGGCCATATTGAAGGGCATACTTGACGGTGATGAATCACCATTCCTTCAGGTATCGCTTCTCAATGCCGCCTTCGGTTTGACCGTCGCCGGCCTGACGGACAACCTCGACGAGGCCTTTCGCATCGCTCATGACTCGGTCAGCTCGGGCAGGACACGTCGATTATTTGATCAATACCGCAGCGCAACACAGGCGATATCGTGA
- the trpC gene encoding indole-3-glycerol phosphate synthase TrpC, giving the protein MLDRILTDVRTSLASRDTADWRMELEQMIAHSDVRPSFHDAISLNGKHFICEIKRRSPSEGVLNPEADIRDIASEYVHGGAAAISVLTEPVHFGGSLDDLSTVADNVPLPVLRKDFVIDDVQIVEARAFGASAVLLIVSILSDAQLANLIAKCRHHHLTPLVEIHSEEELKRALAAGADVIGVNNRDLKSLRVDLQTSERLLPLIPPGAVRVAESGMHSTHDTDRMFSAGANAVLIGSSLMKSRNRVEALAEFRRAR; this is encoded by the coding sequence ATGCTTGACCGAATCCTGACCGACGTAAGAACTTCGCTGGCAAGTCGCGATACTGCCGACTGGCGCATGGAACTGGAACAGATGATAGCCCATAGCGATGTTCGTCCGTCCTTTCACGATGCGATCTCGCTCAATGGCAAACACTTTATCTGTGAGATCAAACGGCGTTCTCCGTCTGAAGGAGTCCTTAACCCGGAAGCGGACATTCGCGATATAGCGAGTGAGTACGTGCATGGTGGCGCCGCGGCTATCAGTGTGCTGACCGAACCGGTGCACTTCGGCGGATCGCTGGATGACCTCAGTACCGTCGCAGACAATGTCCCTCTGCCCGTTCTGAGAAAGGACTTTGTGATTGACGATGTACAGATTGTGGAAGCCAGGGCATTTGGGGCCTCGGCAGTTCTGCTTATTGTATCGATTTTGTCAGATGCACAGCTTGCCAATCTCATAGCCAAATGCCGACACCACCACCTCACACCGTTGGTGGAGATACACTCCGAGGAAGAACTGAAGCGCGCGTTAGCCGCGGGTGCCGATGTCATTGGCGTCAATAATCGGGACCTCAAGTCACTAAGGGTAGACCTTCAAACCTCCGAACGACTCCTCCCGCTCATTCCTCCTGGTGCCGTTCGGGTCGCTGAAAGCGGTATGCACTCCACTCACGATACCGATCGCATGTTCTCGGCAGGGGCGAACGCCGTGCTTATTGGCTCTTCGCTTATGAAAAGCCGAAACCGCGTCGAGGCACTCGCCGAGTTCAGGAGAGCGCGGTGA
- the trpB gene encoding tryptophan synthase subunit beta: MQRVEKWYFGRFGGRFVPETLVSALDELEAAFEASQNDTSFGAELDYLLKTYVGRPTPLYLARNLTADWGGAKIYLKREDLAHTGAHKINNCVGQALLAKRLGKTRVVAETGAGQHGTATAAACAMLGLECVVYMGTHDMARQQPNVQRMHHLGAEVREVSAGLGTLKEATSEAIRDWVTNVRGTYYVIGSAVGPHPYPKIVRTFQSVIGRETRAQFLEIESRLPDHIVACVGGGSNAIGIFSAFLEDSSVRLTGVESGGESLDCGKHAASLTKGRPGILHGALTYVLQDEHGQIDITHTISAGLDYPGVGPEHAALRDSGRVRYVTVPDRAAVAAFRELCRKEGIIPALESSFALAHAREIAGSMSGEQAIVVNLSGRGDKDLGSVPSHED; encoded by the coding sequence ATGCAGCGAGTTGAGAAGTGGTATTTCGGCCGGTTTGGCGGCAGATTTGTTCCGGAAACTCTGGTGTCGGCGCTTGATGAGCTCGAAGCAGCATTCGAGGCATCGCAGAATGATACGTCCTTTGGTGCCGAACTCGACTATCTGCTGAAAACCTATGTTGGCCGGCCCACGCCGTTGTACCTGGCTCGCAATCTCACTGCCGACTGGGGTGGCGCGAAGATCTACCTGAAGCGCGAGGATCTCGCCCACACCGGCGCGCACAAGATCAACAACTGCGTCGGACAGGCGCTGTTGGCAAAACGCCTTGGCAAGACACGAGTGGTAGCCGAAACCGGCGCCGGACAGCACGGCACCGCGACCGCAGCGGCATGCGCCATGCTCGGACTTGAATGTGTCGTCTACATGGGCACTCATGATATGGCCCGTCAGCAACCAAACGTCCAACGGATGCATCATCTTGGCGCCGAGGTACGCGAGGTGTCCGCCGGACTCGGGACGCTCAAAGAAGCAACCTCCGAGGCGATTCGCGACTGGGTGACCAACGTCCGTGGCACATATTATGTTATCGGCTCCGCCGTGGGACCACATCCGTATCCAAAGATCGTCCGCACTTTTCAGTCGGTGATCGGCCGTGAAACCCGCGCCCAGTTTCTGGAAATCGAAAGTCGACTCCCTGACCACATTGTCGCCTGCGTCGGAGGCGGCTCCAATGCTATCGGCATCTTCTCGGCATTCCTCGAAGATTCCTCCGTCCGATTGACAGGAGTCGAATCGGGCGGCGAGTCACTCGATTGCGGTAAGCATGCCGCCTCGCTCACCAAAGGACGGCCCGGTATTCTTCACGGCGCGCTCACGTATGTACTTCAGGATGAACACGGCCAGATCGATATCACGCATACGATTTCGGCCGGACTCGATTATCCGGGCGTAGGTCCGGAGCACGCGGCACTTCGGGATAGTGGGCGCGTCCGGTATGTCACCGTTCCGGACCGTGCGGCTGTCGCAGCCTTCCGGGAACTCTGCCGAAAGGAAGGGATCATCCCTGCGCTTGAGTCGAGCTTTGCGCTGGCGCACGCACGCGAGATTGCCGGTTCCATGTCCGGTGAGCAGGCGATCGTGGTAAATCTTTCGGGTCGGGGCGACAAGGACCTGGGATCGGTGCCGAGTCATGAAGACTGA
- the trpA gene encoding tryptophan synthase subunit alpha: MKTELSGKLCSLARSGHAALVPFVTCHYPDAYRFDQVVEVVLETGCDLLEIGFPHSDPLADGPTIQRSSHIAHGNGFTPGRGFDSIQHLKAHSDIPIVIMCYANVIYQFGYELFVEKCLDSGVSGVIVPDMIFEEGAELREVCLRRNVSFIPLIAPTTPFDRAAAIAESAEGFVYFVSVTGTTGARSSIGSDAATTVASIKKQSPVPVYTGFGISTPALARQAAKFSDGVIIGSKLIECIDADNGAGGFTTLRSFLTEVRAALP, from the coding sequence ATGAAGACTGAACTGTCCGGAAAGCTATGCTCGCTCGCCCGATCCGGCCACGCGGCCCTGGTGCCGTTCGTTACCTGTCACTATCCCGATGCGTATCGTTTCGACCAGGTCGTTGAGGTTGTTCTTGAAACCGGCTGCGACCTGCTCGAGATCGGATTTCCTCACTCGGACCCGTTGGCCGACGGCCCCACAATCCAGCGCTCTTCCCATATAGCGCACGGCAACGGCTTTACGCCCGGACGCGGCTTCGATTCGATTCAGCACCTCAAGGCGCATTCAGATATTCCCATAGTCATCATGTGCTATGCAAACGTGATCTACCAATTTGGTTACGAGCTGTTTGTCGAAAAATGCTTGGACTCCGGTGTGAGTGGCGTGATAGTACCAGACATGATTTTCGAGGAAGGGGCCGAGCTTCGCGAAGTCTGCCTGCGGCGAAACGTGAGTTTTATTCCGTTGATCGCTCCCACTACGCCATTTGACCGCGCAGCGGCCATTGCCGAGTCGGCCGAGGGATTCGTGTATTTTGTCAGTGTCACCGGCACCACCGGTGCGCGGTCATCAATTGGGTCTGATGCCGCCACCACAGTAGCATCGATTAAGAAACAATCACCTGTGCCGGTCTATACGGGATTTGGCATATCCACGCCTGCCCTGGCGAGACAGGCAGCCAAGTTCAGTGACGGTGTTATTATCGGAAGCAAGTTGATAGAATGTATCGATGCCGACAATGGAGCCGGAGGATTCACCACTCTCCGCTCATTCCTCACGGAAGTTCGTGCTGCTCTGCCGTAG
- the aroF gene encoding 3-deoxy-7-phosphoheptulonate synthase translates to MMLVIMKRTATTKETAAVIKYIEGLGLRPHVSHGADKTIIGANGIDQLPDTQLLASLPSVESVVPVQKPYKLASREFQPDSSVVPVNGVRIGNGGVVVMAGPCAVESFDQTLVAARGAKAAGASVIRGGAFKPRTSPYSFQGLGEEGLKILARVREEVGLPIVSECLSEDDVELVSSYVDIIQIGARNMQNFAMLERVGKQSRPVLLKRGMMSTIEELLMSAEYILANGNKNVILCERGIRTFDKFSRNTCDIAAVPALKRLSHLPVIVDPSHATGDRYLISPVALAAVAAGADGLLIEVHPDPDKALCDGAQSLDLVEFAGLMNSVRAIAKAINETSGK, encoded by the coding sequence ATGATGCTCGTAATAATGAAACGGACGGCAACTACAAAGGAGACTGCGGCAGTTATCAAGTACATCGAAGGGTTGGGCCTTCGGCCCCATGTCTCGCATGGCGCCGACAAGACAATAATTGGCGCAAACGGCATCGATCAGCTGCCCGACACACAACTGCTCGCCTCACTGCCAAGTGTCGAGTCGGTGGTGCCGGTTCAGAAACCGTACAAACTGGCATCGCGGGAGTTCCAACCGGATAGCTCAGTCGTGCCGGTCAACGGCGTCAGGATCGGAAACGGCGGGGTAGTTGTAATGGCGGGTCCTTGCGCGGTGGAGAGTTTCGATCAGACGCTGGTGGCCGCCAGGGGTGCCAAGGCCGCGGGTGCCTCGGTGATTCGAGGAGGAGCATTCAAACCGAGAACCTCTCCCTATTCGTTTCAGGGGCTTGGTGAGGAGGGCCTGAAAATACTTGCCAGAGTGCGCGAGGAAGTTGGCCTGCCGATCGTCTCCGAGTGTCTTTCCGAGGATGATGTTGAATTGGTGTCGTCATACGTCGACATCATTCAGATCGGTGCCCGCAACATGCAGAACTTCGCCATGCTTGAACGGGTGGGGAAGCAGTCCCGCCCGGTGCTGCTCAAACGCGGCATGATGTCGACTATCGAAGAACTACTGATGTCGGCGGAGTACATCCTGGCAAACGGGAACAAAAATGTCATCCTCTGTGAGCGGGGTATCAGGACATTCGACAAATTCTCGCGGAACACCTGTGATATCGCTGCCGTCCCGGCCCTCAAGCGGCTTTCGCACCTCCCGGTGATCGTTGACCCCTCGCATGCCACCGGGGATCGCTATCTGATCTCACCGGTTGCCCTCGCGGCGGTTGCTGCTGGTGCCGACGGGTTACTCATCGAGGTCCATCCGGACCCGGACAAAGCTCTTTGCGATGGCGCGCAGTCACTGGATTTGGTGGAGTTTGCCGGTCTGATGAACAGCGTACGGGCCATCGCGAAAGCGATCAACGAAACTTCAGGGAAGTGA
- the gltA gene encoding NADPH-dependent glutamate synthase — protein sequence MADPQPKKLDLHRREMPKQPPEVRQHNFSEVALGYPIETAVEEARRCIQCKKPTCVFECPVEIDIPGFIKCIAQQDFTGGVSILKNKNCLPAICGRVCPQEEQCEKACVLVKKGGQIAIGRLERFLADWEAAQGVLGIPAMPPSTGKRVAVVGGGPASLTVAGDLIKSGHQVTIFEALHKMGGVLIYGIPEFRLPKAIVTREVEFLQSLGVELVTDFVVGKTRSIDDLLEEYDAIFVGSGAGLPWFMEIPGENLNGVYSANEYLTRLNLMKGFLFPKYHTPVKFHKRVVVIGGGNVAMDCARSALRLGAESRIVYRRSRQELPARLEEIENAEEEGVIFEYLTLPIRYIGDENGWVKAIECQKMELGEPDASGRRKPVPIEGAIATFEVDAVVCAIGNSPNPLIGATTPGLTIGKKGNIEVDEATGKSSRDRVWAGGDVVTGAATVILAMGAGRQAAKSIHQYLSSLP from the coding sequence ATGGCTGACCCACAACCCAAAAAGCTCGATTTGCATCGCCGAGAGATGCCCAAGCAGCCGCCGGAAGTGCGGCAGCATAATTTCAGCGAAGTAGCCCTTGGGTACCCGATCGAGACAGCGGTCGAGGAAGCACGGCGGTGCATCCAATGCAAGAAACCGACCTGTGTGTTCGAATGCCCAGTAGAAATTGATATTCCAGGTTTTATCAAATGCATTGCCCAACAGGACTTCACCGGTGGCGTCAGCATACTCAAGAACAAGAATTGCTTACCGGCTATCTGCGGCCGGGTCTGCCCGCAGGAAGAGCAGTGTGAGAAAGCTTGTGTGTTGGTCAAGAAAGGCGGGCAGATTGCCATCGGCAGATTGGAGCGATTCCTGGCGGATTGGGAAGCTGCGCAGGGGGTGTTGGGAATCCCGGCAATGCCGCCTTCGACCGGCAAACGAGTGGCAGTTGTCGGCGGCGGCCCGGCAAGCCTGACAGTGGCAGGTGACTTAATCAAATCTGGTCACCAGGTCACGATTTTTGAGGCGCTCCACAAGATGGGGGGCGTGCTGATCTATGGTATACCAGAATTCCGCCTGCCCAAAGCCATTGTCACCCGTGAAGTGGAGTTTTTGCAGAGCCTGGGGGTCGAGTTGGTCACCGATTTCGTCGTCGGCAAGACCAGATCAATTGACGATCTGCTCGAAGAATACGATGCCATATTTGTCGGCTCCGGCGCCGGGCTGCCGTGGTTCATGGAAATACCCGGAGAGAATCTCAATGGCGTTTATTCGGCCAACGAATATCTCACTCGGTTGAATCTTATGAAGGGTTTTCTATTCCCCAAGTATCACACGCCGGTAAAATTCCACAAACGGGTTGTCGTGATTGGCGGTGGGAATGTCGCTATGGATTGTGCGCGAAGTGCTCTGCGACTCGGAGCGGAGAGCCGGATTGTCTACCGAAGGTCCAGGCAGGAACTGCCGGCGCGGCTTGAGGAGATCGAGAACGCCGAGGAAGAAGGCGTGATTTTCGAGTATCTCACACTACCCATTCGCTACATTGGCGACGAGAATGGCTGGGTGAAAGCTATCGAATGCCAGAAAATGGAATTGGGGGAGCCGGACGCCTCCGGTCGACGAAAGCCAGTGCCAATCGAGGGGGCCATCGCAACCTTTGAAGTGGACGCAGTTGTGTGCGCTATCGGCAACAGCCCGAATCCTCTGATAGGCGCTACTACGCCCGGTTTGACTATCGGGAAAAAAGGAAACATCGAAGTTGATGAGGCAACCGGCAAATCATCGCGCGATCGCGTATGGGCGGGCGGCGATGTCGTAACGGGTGCGGCAACCGTCATCCTCGCTATGGGCGCGGGCCGTCAAGCCGCCAAGTCGATTCATCAATATCTGAGCTCACTTCCCTGA
- a CDS encoding sulfide/dihydroorotate dehydrogenase-like FAD/NAD-binding protein, producing MFRILSSRMIVPNIHLLTIEAPAVARQANPGQFVIIRAEEEGERVPLSISDWDRQMGTITLLVMNIGSTTGRLAALRERATIPTVVGPLGNATEIENYGTVLCLAGCYGIGSMFPIARALKEKGNRVITILEARSAYLLYWEERLKAVSDKVVHITRDGTRGFRGHVGRLPEIIKGFDEPIDRIYANGCTFMMMRSSQASRPLGIKTMVSLNPIMIDGTGMCGVCRVRVGGATRFACVHGPDFDGHEVDWEELLQRRKTYLPEEVVPLQTSGCDQHAHIVKETVDG from the coding sequence ATGTTTAGGATCCTGTCCAGCCGGATGATCGTGCCGAACATTCATCTCCTCACCATAGAGGCGCCAGCAGTAGCGCGCCAAGCGAACCCGGGTCAATTCGTGATCATACGCGCCGAAGAGGAAGGCGAGAGAGTTCCACTGTCAATATCCGATTGGGACAGACAAATGGGGACCATCACACTGCTCGTCATGAACATCGGCAGCACCACCGGAAGGCTGGCGGCGCTTCGTGAACGGGCCACAATTCCGACTGTCGTTGGGCCGCTCGGTAACGCCACCGAGATCGAAAACTACGGGACAGTCCTGTGCCTGGCCGGATGTTACGGCATCGGCAGTATGTTTCCTATCGCCAGGGCCTTGAAAGAAAAGGGCAACAGGGTCATTACTATTCTTGAGGCGAGAAGTGCATATCTTCTCTACTGGGAAGAGCGGCTGAAAGCCGTTTCGGACAAGGTTGTGCATATTACCCGCGACGGGACTCGCGGATTTCGCGGTCATGTCGGCAGGTTGCCGGAAATAATCAAGGGGTTCGACGAGCCAATCGACCGCATCTATGCCAACGGCTGTACGTTCATGATGATGCGATCTTCTCAGGCCAGCCGTCCGTTGGGCATCAAGACAATGGTCAGTCTGAATCCTATCATGATCGACGGCACCGGCATGTGCGGAGTGTGCCGAGTACGTGTTGGGGGCGCCACGAGGTTTGCATGCGTGCACGGCCCGGATTTCGATGGTCACGAGGTTGATTGGGAAGAGCTGTTGCAACGACGCAAGACCTACCTGCCTGAGGAGGTAGTGCCGCTGCAAACGAGCGGCTGTGATCAGCATGCCCACATCGTGAAGGAGACGGTCGATGGCTGA
- a CDS encoding molybdopterin-dependent oxidoreductase has protein sequence MSAQTPTVTITIDNTQYGAVRGETILQVAKKQGIYIPTLCAHDDLSPHGGCRMCIVEVEGMRNLPTACTTPIENGMIIRTNTAQVQAMRMEILQLFMSEHTASCLVCDEKEDCKRYSVTIRKAGVTTGCRYCPKDGQCELQEVAERLGVKEIIYPIHYRNLRVENEDPFYDRDYNLCILCGRCIRMCQEVRTANVLAFKQRGRATIIGPAFGRSHLDAGCEFCGACVAVCPTGTLREKTRAWEGKPDREVTTTCSFCGVGCQMRLLVKNDRVIGSLPADDALINHGQLCVKGRFCNTELVNGPMRLRVPQMRYNGSNAEISWEKAIGLAAERLSACSPEQFGLLASPNCCNEDLYVAQKFTRVVMGSNNVDTSARAFYGQAFNNYLNLLKQSVSVARLEDADVILCVGLNTRFARSVIGVALRKAVKRGAKIITVHPNPHNLTLLADIWLQPLPYEEVAYVSSLLTMMQGNSARTSRIKPTGVTRVSDSVREKLAQTSKLLSEATSPLILIGTEFMQCDYNAQLLQAVEQLALHLKAGVLPLPSHNNLVGSLLMGSYSELLPGGQSSGDPQRVLALEKKWGVGLSLHPHSGSWSQGNAYKVLYLMGEIPSRRHRDSEFIICQNIYPPDPACRVDLLMPAAASTEIDGTFINGEGRVQRVRKAAISPGIALADWDILCRIARRMGKAGFEFECSADIYDEISGLIDDMGKFDALSRIPRSLADIGEMAVAEHAPAKSTDRDGKYQFVLTATAAEHSHRGFPLSDWVEGSKMLLAQGVLEINPADAQRAGISNNDYVVVESTALTREWPVRITPNQPERSLKISLVDFESVNSNPQRVTIRRRDV, from the coding sequence ATGAGCGCCCAGACGCCGACAGTGACAATCACGATCGATAACACGCAGTACGGCGCCGTACGCGGGGAGACCATTCTGCAGGTTGCCAAGAAACAGGGAATCTATATTCCGACGCTCTGTGCGCACGATGATCTGTCGCCGCATGGCGGCTGCCGGATGTGCATAGTCGAAGTCGAGGGGATGCGGAACCTTCCCACCGCCTGCACGACTCCCATCGAGAATGGCATGATTATCCGGACGAACACCGCGCAGGTTCAGGCCATGCGAATGGAAATCCTGCAGCTGTTCATGAGCGAGCATACGGCGAGCTGCCTTGTGTGCGATGAAAAGGAAGACTGCAAGCGCTATTCCGTCACGATTCGAAAGGCCGGAGTTACTACCGGGTGCCGCTATTGTCCAAAGGATGGGCAATGTGAACTCCAGGAAGTGGCCGAGCGACTGGGGGTCAAAGAGATCATTTACCCGATTCACTACCGGAATCTGCGGGTTGAAAACGAGGATCCTTTCTACGACCGCGATTACAATCTCTGCATCCTTTGCGGCAGGTGCATTCGCATGTGCCAGGAGGTACGCACGGCTAATGTACTGGCCTTCAAGCAACGCGGTCGCGCGACGATCATCGGCCCGGCTTTCGGACGGAGCCATCTCGACGCCGGTTGTGAATTCTGTGGCGCCTGTGTGGCCGTTTGTCCCACAGGAACTCTCCGCGAGAAGACCAGAGCGTGGGAGGGGAAACCCGATCGTGAAGTAACCACCACCTGTTCGTTCTGCGGCGTGGGATGCCAGATGCGCCTGCTTGTCAAAAATGACCGTGTGATCGGAAGTTTGCCCGCCGACGATGCACTGATCAATCACGGTCAGCTCTGTGTGAAGGGGAGATTCTGCAACACCGAATTGGTAAACGGCCCCATGCGGTTGAGGGTCCCGCAGATGAGGTACAACGGCTCAAACGCGGAGATATCGTGGGAGAAGGCCATTGGCCTGGCGGCTGAACGACTTTCTGCTTGTTCGCCGGAGCAGTTCGGTTTACTCGCTTCGCCAAATTGCTGCAATGAGGACCTGTACGTCGCACAGAAATTCACGCGGGTCGTCATGGGGTCCAACAACGTAGACACGTCTGCGAGAGCTTTCTACGGACAGGCCTTCAATAACTATCTCAACTTATTAAAGCAGTCGGTCTCGGTTGCCAGACTGGAGGACGCGGATGTCATCCTCTGCGTTGGGCTCAACACCAGATTCGCGCGATCGGTAATCGGCGTGGCTCTTCGAAAAGCAGTTAAGCGTGGTGCTAAAATCATCACTGTTCATCCCAACCCGCACAACCTGACGCTATTGGCGGATATCTGGCTGCAACCGCTGCCATACGAAGAAGTCGCGTACGTGAGTTCCCTGCTAACGATGATGCAGGGGAACTCGGCGAGGACATCACGCATCAAGCCAACCGGTGTCACTCGGGTCAGCGATTCGGTACGAGAGAAGCTTGCGCAGACCTCGAAGCTGCTGTCTGAGGCGACCTCGCCCTTGATTTTGATCGGGACCGAGTTCATGCAGTGCGACTACAATGCACAGCTTTTACAGGCAGTCGAGCAGCTTGCGCTGCACCTCAAAGCCGGAGTGCTGCCTCTTCCCTCGCACAATAATCTGGTCGGATCATTGTTGATGGGGTCGTACTCGGAGCTATTGCCAGGAGGTCAGTCGAGCGGCGACCCACAGAGAGTGTTGGCCCTTGAAAAGAAGTGGGGCGTTGGCTTGTCACTTCATCCTCATTCAGGGTCGTGGTCGCAGGGCAATGCCTACAAAGTGCTGTACTTGATGGGAGAAATTCCCTCCCGTCGGCATCGCGATTCTGAGTTTATTATCTGCCAGAACATTTACCCACCAGACCCGGCCTGTAGGGTCGATCTCCTGATGCCTGCCGCCGCATCAACTGAAATCGATGGTACCTTTATAAACGGTGAGGGTCGAGTACAGCGAGTGCGCAAGGCGGCCATCTCGCCCGGTATCGCCCTCGCTGATTGGGACATACTCTGTCGTATTGCCCGAAGAATGGGTAAAGCGGGATTTGAGTTTGAGTGCAGCGCGGATATCTACGACGAGATATCAGGTCTCATCGACGACATGGGGAAATTTGATGCACTCTCCCGCATCCCCCGCTCATTGGCGGATATCGGTGAGATGGCGGTGGCAGAGCATGCGCCTGCGAAGAGCACTGATAGAGATGGGAAATATCAGTTCGTTCTGACAGCAACTGCCGCGGAGCACAGCCATCGCGGGTTTCCGCTGTCTGATTGGGTGGAAGGTTCAAAGATGCTCTTAGCACAAGGAGTCCTTGAGATCAATCCGGCCGACGCTCAGCGAGCTGGCATATCCAACAATGACTATGTTGTCGTTGAGTCGACTGCCTTGACGCGGGAATGGCCGGTGAGAATCACGCCCAACCAGCCGGAAAGGTCGCTAAAAATATCACTGGTTGATTTTGAGTCGGTGAATTCCAACCCGCAGCGCGTGACGATTCGGAGGCGAGATGTTTAG